The Magnetospirillum sp. genome includes a region encoding these proteins:
- a CDS encoding aminotransferase class IV translates to MASEPILYCDGSYVPESQARLSAFDLGVQFGDGVYEVVSAWKGLVFRLDLHVARLVDTLHAARIDTGIDAAGWSHIVCETARRNGLADAAIKIIVTRGMLAPGNSDPRAAKPSVRAFATPYAHLGTAQQRETGIRLQIGHQRGMAPDTLDPRYKHTARLQYQLAKIEALDSGYDDVVWLSAQGFVEEAPRSNIFLVKDGVLRSPALGVLHGITRRTFFELAAELGLPVAESAVTAFDLFVADEVFTCSTSGAALGVREVAGRAIRGGAPGPVTRALNEIYWRKREAGWHGTKL, encoded by the coding sequence ATGGCGAGCGAACCCATTCTCTATTGCGACGGTTCTTACGTGCCCGAAAGCCAGGCGCGGCTGTCGGCGTTCGATCTGGGCGTGCAGTTCGGCGACGGCGTGTACGAGGTCGTCTCGGCGTGGAAGGGCCTCGTGTTCCGCCTCGATCTGCATGTCGCTCGCCTCGTCGACACGCTGCACGCCGCGCGCATCGATACCGGCATCGATGCGGCTGGCTGGTCGCATATCGTGTGCGAAACCGCGCGCCGCAACGGGCTTGCCGATGCCGCGATCAAAATCATCGTCACGCGCGGCATGCTCGCTCCCGGCAATTCCGATCCGCGCGCGGCCAAACCCTCGGTGCGCGCTTTTGCCACACCTTATGCGCATCTCGGCACGGCACAGCAGCGCGAAACCGGGATTCGCCTGCAGATCGGCCATCAGCGCGGCATGGCGCCCGACACGCTTGATCCACGCTACAAGCACACCGCACGCCTGCAGTACCAGCTCGCCAAAATCGAAGCGCTCGATTCCGGCTACGACGACGTCGTGTGGCTGTCGGCGCAGGGTTTTGTCGAGGAAGCGCCGCGCTCGAACATCTTTCTCGTCAAAGACGGCGTGCTACGCAGCCCCGCTTTGGGCGTGCTGCACGGCATCACGCGACGCACCTTCTTCGAGCTTGCCGCCGAGCTTGGCTTGCCGGTCGCCGAATCGGCGGTGACGGCGTTCGATCTGTTTGTGGCCGATGAGGTATTCACTTGCTCGACCTCGGGGGCCGCTTTGGGCGTGCGCGAGGTTGCGGGCCGCGCCATTCGCGGCGGTGCGCCGGGACCGGTGACGCGCGCCCTCAACGAAATCTATTGGCGCAAGCGCGAGGCCGGCTGGCACGGGACGAAGCTTTGA
- a CDS encoding dihydrodipicolinate synthase family protein: protein MAKQFRGTYTVLITPFDESGEKVDLKAMADLVDWQIAEGIHGLIPLGSTGEFLSLSDDEAAAVAETTIKAARGRVPVLIGTGAEDTREAVRLAKRAEKLGADGVMVIPPFYSTPTEDELFAHYKSIGAAIGLPIMIYNNPATANVDMRPETVKRLSAIDNVRYIKESTLEVTRVRDIIDLCGDRMTVFAGILGYESFWLGAEGWVAVCSNLLPRDSARLFELVADKRDQPAALALYKRILPIVRWVGGQRYVGATKAAFGMMGRPVGPPRPPRLPLPAVDAALLRKDLAALGLVAPG from the coding sequence ATGGCGAAACAGTTCCGCGGCACCTACACCGTTCTCATCACGCCTTTCGACGAAAGCGGCGAAAAGGTCGATCTCAAGGCGATGGCCGATCTCGTCGATTGGCAGATCGCCGAAGGCATCCACGGGCTCATTCCGCTGGGCTCGACCGGCGAATTTCTATCGCTCAGCGACGACGAGGCGGCTGCCGTCGCCGAAACAACGATCAAGGCCGCGCGCGGCCGCGTGCCCGTGCTGATCGGCACGGGTGCCGAAGATACGCGCGAGGCCGTGCGACTTGCCAAACGCGCCGAAAAGCTGGGCGCCGATGGCGTGATGGTGATCCCGCCTTTCTATTCGACGCCGACCGAAGACGAGCTGTTCGCGCACTACAAAAGCATCGGTGCGGCGATCGGCCTGCCGATCATGATCTACAACAACCCCGCCACCGCGAACGTGGATATGCGCCCCGAAACGGTGAAGCGCCTCAGCGCCATCGACAATGTGCGCTATATCAAGGAATCCACGCTCGAGGTCACGCGCGTGCGCGACATTATCGACCTGTGCGGTGACCGCATGACGGTGTTTGCGGGCATCCTCGGCTACGAATCCTTCTGGTTGGGTGCCGAAGGCTGGGTCGCCGTGTGCTCGAACCTGCTCCCCCGCGATTCGGCCCGGCTGTTCGAGCTTGTCGCCGACAAACGCGACCAGCCGGCGGCCTTGGCGCTCTACAAGCGCATCCTGCCGATCGTGCGTTGGGTCGGCGGCCAGCGTTATGTGGGTGCAACCAAAGCCGCTTTCGGCATGATGGGCCGCCCGGTAGGCCCGCCGCGCCCGCCGCGCCTGCCGCTGCCGGCCGTCGATGCGGCCTTGCTGCGCAAAGACCTCGCCGCCTTGGGGCTCGTTGCCCCCGGTTGA
- a CDS encoding ABC transporter substrate-binding protein: MTDKSKAQAIRLDRRTLIATGLAAGAAAAALPKRVRAQARIAPPNIIKAGTLVMSINPTLPPLQFVDDRGQLQGMRVELGNEVAKRLGLTPEYIRIEFSAMVPGLAAKRWDMINTGIFWTEERSRLMYMVPYEQAAVSFLAARGNPLGISKIQDLAGRRVSVELGGIEERRTREVSEILVKEGLRPVEVRTFNNFAEAFQALRAGQADAATSIDATAMFMQQRGDFTRAISGVFPQTATFAFANKALAEAVVGALNDTKRDGFYDQLFDKYGVLKISEPTFAINGPGPA; this comes from the coding sequence ATGACCGACAAATCCAAAGCCCAAGCCATCCGGCTCGACCGGCGCACGCTTATCGCGACCGGCCTTGCCGCCGGTGCAGCGGCTGCCGCCCTGCCCAAGCGCGTACGCGCCCAAGCGCGCATCGCCCCGCCCAACATCATCAAGGCCGGCACGCTGGTCATGTCGATCAACCCGACCCTGCCGCCGCTGCAATTCGTCGACGATCGCGGCCAGCTGCAGGGCATGCGCGTCGAACTCGGCAACGAAGTGGCCAAGCGCCTCGGCCTCACGCCCGAATATATCCGCATCGAATTCTCGGCGATGGTGCCGGGCCTCGCGGCCAAGCGCTGGGACATGATCAACACCGGCATCTTCTGGACCGAAGAACGCTCGCGGCTTATGTACATGGTACCCTACGAACAGGCGGCGGTGAGCTTCCTTGCCGCTCGCGGCAACCCGCTCGGCATTTCGAAGATCCAGGACCTCGCTGGCCGGCGCGTGTCGGTCGAACTCGGCGGCATTGAAGAGCGCCGCACGCGCGAAGTCAGCGAAATTCTGGTCAAGGAAGGCCTTCGCCCGGTCGAAGTGCGCACCTTCAACAATTTCGCCGAAGCCTTCCAAGCGCTGCGCGCCGGCCAAGCCGACGCCGCCACGAGCATCGACGCGACGGCGATGTTCATGCAGCAGCGCGGCGACTTCACGCGCGCGATCAGCGGCGTGTTCCCGCAGACCGCGACCTTCGCCTTTGCCAACAAGGCGCTGGCCGAAGCCGTGGTGGGTGCGCTCAACGACACCAAGCGCGACGGCTTCTACGACCAGCTGTTCGACAAATACGGCGTGCTCAAAATTTCCGAGCCGACCTTCGCGATCAACGGCCCCGGCCCGGCCTAA
- a CDS encoding amino acid ABC transporter permease — MKVWNWDGFWSYFLNPYLLEGALWTVALTANTLLFGFLLGLALAAMRMSNSKYLDRAAQTYIWVFRGTPLLVQLIIIYTGLPQLGLVRLSVLQSALIGLALNEAAYLSEILRGGILSVAKGQTEAARSLGLRPHQIFRLVVFPQALRVIIPPLGNSVNGLLKATSIASVISMEELLRRGQILMQQRFEVLEIFMVVAIIYLAMTTCWDYVQRRIEAHYGKAYGAMEHKQLARDDR; from the coding sequence ATGAAGGTTTGGAACTGGGACGGGTTTTGGAGCTACTTCCTCAACCCCTATCTGCTCGAAGGCGCGCTGTGGACGGTCGCTTTGACCGCCAACACGCTGCTTTTCGGATTTCTGCTGGGCTTGGCGTTGGCCGCCATGCGCATGTCCAATTCGAAATACCTCGACCGTGCCGCACAGACCTATATTTGGGTGTTTCGCGGCACGCCGCTTCTGGTGCAACTCATCATTATCTATACGGGCCTGCCGCAATTGGGCCTCGTGCGCTTGAGCGTGCTGCAATCGGCTTTGATCGGCTTGGCGCTGAACGAAGCAGCGTATCTCTCCGAAATTCTGCGCGGCGGTATTCTGTCGGTCGCCAAGGGCCAGACGGAAGCCGCCCGCTCGCTCGGGCTTCGCCCGCACCAGATTTTCCGCCTCGTCGTGTTTCCGCAAGCCTTGCGCGTGATCATCCCGCCGCTCGGCAATTCGGTGAACGGCCTTCTGAAAGCGACCTCAATCGCCTCGGTCATTTCGATGGAAGAGCTCTTGCGCCGCGGCCAGATCCTGATGCAGCAGCGCTTCGAAGTGCTCGAAATCTTCATGGTCGTGGCGATCATCTATCTCGCGATGACCACGTGCTGGGACTACGTGCAGCGCCGCATCGAAGCGCATTACGGCAAAGCCTACGGTGCGATGGAACACAAACAACTCGCCCGCGACGACCGGTAG
- a CDS encoding ion transporter produces the protein MTDTALSTPVPEPTFRARLRRWVESAPVQRAVMALIVLNAITLGLETSDTVTDAIGGVLSVLDTAILAVFTVEIALRIFAHGLRFFRGGWNWFDLIVVAIALVPASGPLSVLRALRVLRVLRLISIVPSMRSIVEALLRSLPGMSAIMALLMLVFYVFAVMGTKLFGDTQPEQFGTLGATFLTLFQLMTLDGWSGEIVKPALEDHPAAMLYFLPFILVSTFVVLNLFIALIVDSMTRLHAENAADQPDPQAALAAQIEALAGEVRALREKLAAKD, from the coding sequence ATGACCGATACAGCGCTTTCTACCCCCGTTCCCGAACCCACGTTTCGCGCTCGTTTGCGTCGCTGGGTCGAGTCGGCCCCCGTCCAGCGCGCTGTCATGGCGCTGATCGTGCTCAACGCGATCACGCTGGGCCTCGAAACTTCGGATACCGTCACGGACGCGATCGGCGGCGTGCTGTCGGTTCTCGACACCGCGATCCTCGCGGTCTTCACGGTCGAAATCGCTTTGCGCATCTTTGCGCACGGGCTGCGCTTTTTCCGCGGCGGTTGGAACTGGTTCGACTTGATCGTCGTTGCGATCGCTCTCGTTCCAGCGTCGGGGCCGCTGTCGGTCTTGCGTGCCTTGCGCGTGTTGCGCGTGCTGCGGCTCATCTCGATCGTGCCGTCGATGCGCTCGATCGTCGAAGCGCTGCTGCGTTCGCTGCCGGGCATGTCGGCGATCATGGCCCTGCTGATGCTCGTGTTCTACGTGTTCGCGGTGATGGGCACCAAATTGTTCGGCGATACCCAGCCCGAGCAGTTCGGCACGCTGGGGGCGACGTTCCTCACGCTGTTCCAGCTGATGACGCTCGACGGCTGGTCGGGGGAGATCGTCAAACCCGCACTGGAAGACCATCCGGCGGCGATGCTGTATTTCCTGCCGTTCATTCTGGTGTCGACGTTCGTGGTGCTGAACCTGTTCATTGCCCTCATCGTCGATTCGATGACGCGCCTGCACGCCGAAAACGCCGCCGATCAGCCCGACCCGCAGGCAGCGCTCGCCGCCCAGATCGAAGCGCTGGCGGGCGAAGTGCGCGCCCTGCGCGAAAAGCTGGCGGCGAAGGACTAA
- a CDS encoding STAS domain-containing protein: MNSPAPIERLRLPATCDAAAADALKPELAARLDARTPLVLDASDVAEPSVAVIQLIEAASVAFAAHDLRFGFADPSDALCAAYEDIGLYSALMQRLVMDA; encoded by the coding sequence ATGAATTCGCCCGCACCGATCGAACGGCTGCGTTTGCCCGCCACGTGCGATGCAGCGGCGGCCGACGCACTCAAGCCCGAGCTAGCAGCACGCCTCGATGCGCGCACGCCCCTGGTGCTTGACGCGAGCGACGTGGCCGAACCGTCCGTCGCGGTGATCCAGCTCATCGAAGCGGCAAGCGTGGCGTTCGCAGCCCACGATCTGCGCTTCGGTTTCGCCGATCCGTCCGATGCGCTGTGCGCGGCCTACGAAGATATCGGCCTCTATTCCGCCCTCATGCAGCGCCTTGTGATGGACGCATGA
- a CDS encoding chemotaxis protein CheA, with the protein MSSEEEDLQRIFFLECEELLASAEQSVETLKNAASDAAINALFRAVHSIKGGAGAFGMDRLAKFAHAFESFMDLLRKGKAALDAAAVDLLFDGVDMLRLLVDESQNGTPAPAERYAATFAALRAAAGLDDEPAEEAGADFDPMAAFANAAPAVEEPAAATATYRIRFAPGPNFIKAGLDPLRIFAALKAMGDLSAEIDASALPAFANLDPEVCHYRWNLTLETAAPFADIDEVREMIDDLAQFEIEAPAAASAPEPAPASEAPQPDASAAPATVAAKPAPAPAAPATAPAAEAKRDKPVATVRVDVPKLERLGNMVGELIITQAFLARQAASLDPETYRPLFRALDDMSQHIRDLADAATAIRAQPLKVVFSRFGAIVRDLEKNTGKRVRLVVEGEATEIDKTVVERLSEPLTHLIRNSIDHGIESPEKREAAGKDPVGQLRLRAEQRGSQVVIELADDGAGVNRERVLAKAIERGLVAQGAALSDEEIDELIFLPGFSTADTVTSVSGRGVGMDAVRATIGEMSGRVALSSRPGKGTVFSLYLPLSLAVLDAMAMLVGRQNYLVPIGDIVESLRPAEAAIVRLDRGRAMLAWRGAMLRILSLGEEFGVAGAIDDPTRCILVVVRAAQGEMLALQVDDLIGQEPVVVKSLEKNFRKVAGISGATILGDGRPALILDPPSLGSASARRRRLESANEPTEA; encoded by the coding sequence ATGAGCAGCGAAGAAGAAGATCTGCAGCGCATCTTTTTCCTCGAATGCGAGGAGCTGCTCGCGAGTGCGGAGCAATCGGTCGAAACGCTGAAAAATGCGGCGTCGGACGCGGCGATCAACGCGCTGTTCCGCGCCGTGCATTCGATCAAAGGCGGGGCCGGCGCTTTCGGCATGGACCGGCTCGCCAAATTCGCGCATGCGTTCGAATCCTTCATGGATCTGCTGCGCAAGGGCAAAGCCGCCCTCGATGCGGCAGCGGTCGATCTGCTGTTCGACGGCGTCGACATGCTGCGCCTGCTCGTCGACGAATCGCAGAACGGCACGCCGGCCCCGGCCGAGCGCTATGCCGCCACTTTTGCGGCATTGCGCGCAGCCGCCGGGCTCGACGACGAGCCGGCGGAGGAAGCAGGGGCCGATTTCGATCCGATGGCGGCCTTTGCCAATGCCGCACCGGCCGTCGAAGAACCGGCCGCAGCGACGGCGACCTATCGCATTCGCTTCGCTCCGGGCCCGAATTTCATCAAAGCCGGGCTCGATCCGCTACGTATCTTCGCCGCCCTTAAAGCCATGGGCGATCTCAGCGCCGAGATCGACGCAAGCGCTCTTCCCGCCTTCGCCAATCTCGATCCCGAGGTTTGCCATTATCGCTGGAACCTGACGCTCGAAACGGCAGCTCCCTTCGCCGACATCGACGAAGTGCGCGAGATGATCGACGATCTGGCGCAGTTCGAGATCGAAGCGCCTGCCGCAGCGTCGGCGCCGGAGCCAGCGCCCGCATCGGAAGCCCCGCAGCCGGACGCGAGCGCCGCACCGGCAACGGTCGCGGCAAAGCCCGCCCCCGCCCCGGCAGCTCCTGCCACAGCGCCTGCCGCCGAAGCCAAACGCGACAAGCCCGTTGCGACCGTGCGCGTGGACGTGCCCAAGCTCGAGCGGCTCGGCAACATGGTGGGCGAGCTCATCATCACGCAGGCGTTTCTCGCGCGCCAAGCCGCCTCGCTCGATCCCGAGACCTACCGGCCGCTGTTCCGCGCCCTCGACGACATGTCGCAGCACATCCGCGACTTGGCCGACGCCGCGACGGCGATCCGCGCGCAGCCGCTCAAGGTCGTTTTTTCGCGCTTCGGCGCCATCGTGCGCGACCTCGAAAAGAATACCGGCAAACGCGTGCGGCTCGTGGTCGAGGGCGAAGCGACTGAAATCGACAAGACGGTGGTCGAGCGGCTCAGCGAGCCGCTTACGCACCTCATCCGCAATTCGATCGACCACGGCATCGAATCGCCCGAGAAGCGCGAGGCGGCCGGCAAAGACCCGGTCGGCCAGCTGCGCTTGCGCGCCGAGCAGCGCGGCAGCCAGGTCGTGATCGAATTGGCCGACGACGGTGCGGGCGTCAATCGCGAACGCGTGCTCGCCAAGGCGATCGAGCGCGGGCTCGTCGCGCAAGGGGCCGCTTTGTCGGACGAAGAAATCGACGAGCTGATTTTCCTGCCCGGCTTCTCGACCGCCGACACGGTCACCTCCGTGTCGGGGCGCGGCGTGGGCATGGATGCCGTACGCGCCACGATCGGCGAGATGAGCGGGCGCGTGGCGCTGTCCTCGCGGCCCGGCAAGGGCACGGTGTTTTCGCTGTATCTGCCGCTGTCGCTGGCCGTGCTCGACGCGATGGCAATGCTCGTCGGCCGCCAGAACTATCTCGTTCCCATCGGCGATATCGTGGAAAGTCTGCGCCCGGCGGAGGCCGCGATCGTGCGCCTTGATCGCGGCCGCGCGATGCTTGCTTGGCGCGGCGCCATGCTGCGCATCTTGAGCCTTGGCGAAGAGTTCGGCGTGGCCGGCGCGATCGACGATCCCACGCGCTGCATCCTCGTGGTTGTGCGCGCGGCGCAGGGCGAGATGCTGGCCTTGCAGGTCGACGATCTGATCGGCCAGGAGCCGGTCGTGGTCAAAAGCCTCGAAAAGAATTTCCGCAAAGTGGCTGGCATTTCGGGGGCGACGATCCTGGGCGACGGCAGGCCTGCCCTGATCCTCGATCCACCGTCGCTCGGCAGTGCGAGTGCCCGCCGCCGCCGTCTCGAATCCGCCAACGAACCGACAGAAGCCTGA
- a CDS encoding chemotaxis protein CheW codes for MEQPRKTAVVSEAPETQFVSFEVGPDTFLIPIEKVVEFRTWSEPTSVPHTPEFVRGIVNIRGEIVPIYDVAARLGRGLTKAAARHVVVIVRSDDGRSVGLLVDSVTDIVNARTADMAPIPRIEGGDATPFMRGVVFVEARILGVTDVDRLVQETLPDGALQMADESAGASAPI; via the coding sequence ATGGAGCAACCACGCAAAACCGCCGTCGTGAGCGAAGCGCCCGAAACCCAGTTCGTGTCCTTCGAGGTGGGTCCCGACACGTTTCTGATCCCGATCGAAAAGGTCGTCGAGTTCCGCACCTGGTCGGAACCCACGTCCGTGCCGCACACGCCTGAGTTCGTGCGCGGCATCGTCAATATCCGCGGCGAAATCGTGCCGATCTACGACGTGGCCGCACGGCTCGGGCGCGGGCTTACGAAGGCGGCGGCGCGCCATGTCGTAGTCATCGTGCGCTCGGACGACGGGCGCTCGGTCGGCCTGCTCGTCGATTCGGTGACCGACATCGTCAATGCGCGTACCGCCGACATGGCGCCGATCCCGCGCATCGAGGGCGGCGACGCCACGCCGTTCATGCGCGGCGTCGTGTTCGTCGAAGCGCGCATTCTGGGCGTGACCGACGTCGACCGACTGGTGCAGGAAACGCTGCCCGACGGCGCGCTGCAGATGGCCGACGAATCGGCGGGAGCATCCGCGCCGATATGA